A stretch of Mytilus edulis chromosome 11, xbMytEdul2.2, whole genome shotgun sequence DNA encodes these proteins:
- the LOC139496340 gene encoding uncharacterized protein has protein sequence MNSNLEDVVSAILKEKKDSGSCLGYRSMWKRLKISHGLKVKRDVVMTAMKIIDPESVDRRKKHRLIRRHYVNPGPNFMWHIDGNDKLKPYGFAIHGCIDGFSRRILWLEVGPSNKNPYIIASYYLNCLRRLKVTPKIIRADLGTENQVVSFLQTYFRFSDNDCLNGQKSFIFGKSCHNQRIEFWWSILRKQFNDWWMAIFKDLRDSGKYDESDPLHCDCLRFCFTRLIRKGLNNIASEWNQHRLQVRKQRDFDCARGIPDILYFLPEAVNTESFGTAVNDDDINTCYEMYVRELPNLYGCSEKFLEIVNIIKPNYTQPENTDQALSLFMELICILNELL, from the coding sequence ATGAACAGTAATTTGGAAGATGTGGTATCTGcgatattgaaagaaaaaaaggatTCTGGGTCTTGTTTGGGATATAGATCCATGTGGAAAAGGTTAAAAATAAGTCACGGTCTAAAAGTGAAGCGGGATGTTGTCATGACTGCCATGAAAATTATTGATCCAGAAAGTGTAGACAGAAGAAAGAAACATAGATTAATTAGGCGGCACTACGTAAACCCTGGTCCTAACTTTATGTGGCATATCGACGGCAATGACAAGTTAAAGCCATACGGCTTTGCTATTCACGGTTGTATTGATGGGTTCTCTCGACGTATCTTATGGTTGGAAGTAGGGCCGTCAAACAAAAATCCCTATATCATAGCTTCGTACTATCTCAACTGCCTTCGGAGATTGAAAGTAACACCAAAAATTATAAGAGCCGATCTTGGGACAGAGAATCAGGTTGTCAGCTTCCTTCAAACTTATTTTCGTTTTAGCGATAACGATTGTTTAAATGGCCAAAAAAGCTTTATTTTTGGCAAAAGTTGTCATAATCAAAGAATAGAGTTCTGGTGGAGTATTCTTAGAAAACAGTTTAACGATTGGTGGATGGCAATTTTCAAAGATTTACGAGATTCTGGAAAATATGATGAATCGGATCCATTGCATTGTGATTGTTTACGCTTCTGTTTCACACGTTTGATAAGAAAGGGGCTCAACAATATTGCCTCAGAGTGGAATCAGCACCGTCTGCAGGTACGAAAGCAAAGAGATTTTGATTGTGCACGAGGTATACCAGacattttgtactttttaccAGAGGCTGTTAATACAGAAAGCTTTGGAACAGCTGTTAATGATGACGATATAAATACATGTTATGAAATGTACGTTCGTGAACTACCAAATCTATATGGTTGTAGTGAAAAATTTCTTGAGATTGTCAATATTATAAAGCCTAATTACACTCAGCCAGAAAACACAGATCAGGCATTGTCTTTGTTTATGGAGTTGATTTGTATATTAAATGAACTATTATAA